A window of the Miscanthus floridulus cultivar M001 chromosome 14, ASM1932011v1, whole genome shotgun sequence genome harbors these coding sequences:
- the LOC136505087 gene encoding glutaredoxin-C15-like codes for MAERVSRLSTVKAAVIFTTSQCPMCHTVTSLFSELGVCAAVNELDKDPRGREMEREVARRLGRAPPVPAFFIGGRLVGSTDKIMSLHLSGKLVPRRHIALNFASS; via the coding sequence ATGGCGGAGAGGGTGTCGAGACTGTCGACGGTGAAGGCGGCGGTGATCTTCACGACGAGCCAGTGCCCGATGTGCCACACGGTGACGAGCCTCTTCTCCGAGCTGGGGGTGTGCGCGGCGGTGAACGAGCTCGACAAGGACCCGCGCGGCCGTGAGATGGAGCGGGAGGTCGCCCGCCGCCTCGGGCGCGCGCCACCCGTCCCCGCCTTCTTCATCGGCGGCAGGCTCGTCGGCTCCACCGACAAGATCATGTCGCTGCACCTCTCTGGCAAGCTCGTGCCTCGGCGCCATATAGCTCTGAATTTTGCTAGCAGCTGA